In one Cellulomonas sp. JZ18 genomic region, the following are encoded:
- a CDS encoding deoxyguanosinetriphosphate triphosphohydrolase codes for MTTLDDLARLRADGDGYVDADRERWVPEGAKNAERTPFERDRARLVHSSALRRLGAKTQVLGPSSDDFVRTRLTHTLEVAQVGREIAKALGCDPDVVDTACLAHDLGHPPFGHNGERALAGLARGIGGFEGNAQTLRLLTRLEPKVVGPDGRSVGLNLTRASLDASVKYPWGHGEGPVSAATGRPTHKFGVYADDLPVFAWLRRDAPDRRKCLEAQVMDLADDISYSVHDVEDAVVGGRFDLDVLTVPDERARIVEAVETWYGDQVDAAGLEGAMDRLVAARLWEPGFDGSRGALAGLKDATSQLIGRFAKAAQRTTRERYGPGPLTRYAAELVVPVETVAEILVLKGLAVAYVMAPRELEPLYQRQREVLADLVEVLADRAPNALEPTFAADWEAASGDAERLRVVVDQVASLTDVSALALHARLVRPPRH; via the coding sequence GTGACCACGCTCGACGACCTCGCCCGCCTGCGCGCGGACGGCGACGGCTACGTCGACGCCGACCGCGAGCGCTGGGTGCCCGAGGGCGCGAAGAACGCCGAGCGGACGCCGTTCGAGCGGGACCGCGCCCGCCTCGTGCACTCCTCGGCGCTGCGCCGGCTCGGCGCCAAGACGCAGGTGCTCGGGCCGTCCTCCGACGACTTCGTCCGCACGCGCCTGACGCACACGCTCGAGGTGGCGCAGGTCGGGCGTGAGATCGCCAAGGCGCTGGGCTGCGACCCCGACGTCGTCGACACCGCGTGCCTGGCGCACGACCTGGGGCACCCCCCGTTCGGCCACAACGGCGAGCGTGCGCTCGCGGGCCTGGCGCGCGGCATCGGCGGTTTCGAGGGCAACGCCCAGACGCTGCGCCTGCTGACGCGGCTCGAGCCGAAGGTCGTCGGACCGGACGGGCGCTCGGTCGGCCTGAACCTGACGCGCGCGAGCCTGGACGCCTCCGTCAAGTACCCGTGGGGGCACGGCGAGGGCCCCGTGAGCGCGGCGACGGGCCGGCCGACGCACAAGTTCGGCGTCTACGCGGACGACCTGCCGGTCTTCGCGTGGCTGCGGCGCGACGCCCCGGACCGCCGCAAGTGCCTCGAGGCGCAGGTGATGGACCTCGCGGACGACATCTCCTACTCCGTGCACGACGTCGAGGACGCGGTGGTGGGCGGCCGGTTCGACCTCGACGTGCTCACCGTCCCCGACGAGCGGGCGCGCATCGTCGAGGCCGTCGAGACCTGGTACGGCGACCAGGTCGACGCCGCCGGCCTCGAGGGCGCCATGGACCGGCTCGTCGCCGCGCGCCTGTGGGAGCCCGGCTTCGACGGGTCGCGGGGAGCGCTCGCGGGGCTGAAGGACGCGACGAGCCAGCTCATCGGCCGGTTCGCGAAGGCGGCGCAGCGCACGACGCGCGAGCGCTACGGGCCGGGCCCGCTCACGCGGTACGCCGCCGAGCTCGTCGTGCCGGTCGAGACGGTCGCCGAGATCCTCGTGCTCAAGGGCCTGGCCGTCGCGTACGTCATGGCGCCGCGCGAGCTGGAGCCGCTGTACCAGCGGCAGCGGGAGGTGCTGGCCGACCTGGTCGAGGTCCTGGCGGACCGGGCGCCGAACGCGCTGGAGCCGACGTTCGCCGCGGACTGGGAGGCGGCGTCG